In the Ursus arctos isolate Adak ecotype North America unplaced genomic scaffold, UrsArc2.0 scaffold_19, whole genome shotgun sequence genome, one interval contains:
- the LEUTX gene encoding paired-like homeodomain transcription factor LEUTX, whose protein sequence is MAENPRYARRGRTHFSEEQLQALKRVLEETMYPDWATMEDLISITHLDESVIKTWFKNQRVKRKKEQQSKRSNSSQESPNPTIPGEEEPSLCVTSTNTHCASPSISDASDHELPRSSKNDQPGPSRWGSPWDSQPPVLQEICLGDFDPPWASSPYDMGQLIQLYALPGDDDPSSLDQYLSPTCRS, encoded by the exons AAAATCCAAGGTATGCTCGCCGGGGCCGCACACACTTCAGTGAGGAACAGCTCCAGGCTCTGAAACGTGTGTTGGAAGAGACCATGTACCCAGATTGGGCGACCATGGAGGACCTTATCTCAATTACTCATCTGGATGAGTCAGTAATAAAG actTGGTTTAAGAACCAGCGcgtcaaaaggaagaaagagcagcAATCAAAGCGATCAAATTCATCACAAGAATCACCAAACCCGACCATTCCAGGTGAGGAGGAGCCCTCCTTGTGTGTAACTTCGACAAACACCCATTGCGCGAGTCCCAGCATTTCGGATGCCTCTGATCATGAACTCCCTCGGTCTTCCAAGAATGACCAACCTGGTCCCTCCAGATGGGGTTCACCTTGGGATTCTCAGCCTCCTGTTCTCCAAGAGATATGTCTGGGGGACTTTGACCCTCCTTGGGCCTCCAGTCCCTATGACATGGGTCAGTTGATACAACTATATGCCTTACCTGGGGATGATGACCCCAGCAGTCTAGATCAATACCTCTCCCCCACGTGCCGCAGCTGA